The nucleotide sequence tatagtgttaaattaaatatatgtcaaatgtaccaaaatgcccttcaatcttgtggtcctaaacatgtcatgtggaaagttagaattaaaaagttgctaaaaggggaaaggggtcattcttttttaaacagattaaaaaggaaagtaggtcattcttttttaaacggagggagtaataatcaCTTGGGGTAATTAAATTGCGTCAAGGAGCAAGATAGAAATCATAAACAACCACAAATTTGAAGTGAAATCGGATGAAAAATATTGTGGTTTAGATaggttttagagagagaaaagtgaaattgattatttggtaaaatttgaAGGTATATTTGTTAAGGGTGGGTCCAATTATAATTGAGAACGGGTTGGGTTATAATATAGACGAATCAAAGGATGCGTGTTTCACAACATCGAGCCTTGACTTGGGATAGTCTATTAAAGGTggtattttaatatatttaaaaatattaaaaagataaataaataaaaattaaatttaagtgTTAAAATAAATTAATCGGACAAGTTCACGAAAAGATGTCTGTACTCTTTATAATTTGAAACTCAGGAGGAAACTTTaggaaagagaaaagagagagagagagaaagagtccTTTAGACAATCAGAGCGTTGAAGACCCTCCGTTACTACTCTCGTAAGAAAttcagttttctttttttctttttttggtgaaagttttcttttcttcttcccctattatttttacaaagtttTTTCTTagctttttagtttttatattttttaattatattatcaacTTTAATTTAAACATGGAAGATGAATCTGCACTTCAGAATTTTGATTAAGAGCCAATTGAAGTAAGCTGATCTGGGTTTTTAGAATCCTCTGCCTAAAGACTGTTTATTTTTTACGCCAAACCCCTTAAAAGGCTAATCTTGCTTAAGCATGGAACTACATGTTTtaagttttcttaatttattatattttattgaaaaattattaattgtattctcaggattttgttttggattgtgGATAATCTTTAAATTGTGTTCATTTTTGTAGTTTTTGTGGAGAAGAATGTTATCAAGAATGGATTCTAGGAAGAAAATTGGTGAGAagcctggaaatgggaagaagttgTTGAATGATATTGAAACTATAAGTAAAGCCCTATATTTGGATAAAACCCAACCTCGGATTCTGATGTCTACGGCTAGTAGTCGTTCTAAGTCTGTTGGAAACGCACATTTACCAGAGCGCAAATTGAAGAATAAAGACAGTGGTAGAGATTTATTGGAGAAGGATAGTAATAAGAAGTCCATTTGGAGTTGGAAGAGTTTAAAGTCCTTGACTCAGGTTAAAAACCGAAGGTTTAATTGCTATTTTTCACTTCAAGTCCATTGCATTGTAGGGATACCAGCATTTTTGAATGACCTTAGCCTTGTTGTGCATTGGAGGAGGCGAGATGGTGAGTTGATGACATGTCCGGTTGTGGTTTGTGAAGGTGTAGCAGAGTTTGAGGAACAGTTGAGTTATACATGTTCTATATATGGGAGTAGGAATGGTCCTCATCATTCAGCAAAGTTTGAGGCAAAACATTGTTTGTTGTATGCTTCAGTTTATGGTACTCCTGAACTTGAATTGGGGAAGCATCGGGTTGACCTTACCAGGTTTCTTCCTCTTACGCTGGAAGAATTAGAGGATGAGAAAAGCTCAGGTAAGTGGACAACTAGTTTCAGGTTGTCAGGTAAGGCTAAAGGTGCAAGCATGAATGTTAGTTTTGGGTATAATATAGTGGGAAATGGAAACACATCTGCCATGCTTCCTAACAATAGGGACGTTCTTGAGGGGCGGAACTTGAGACAGAACAGTGCAAGTGCTGCAAAGCTTCTTGCACAATCTGAGAAAAGTGATGAGATGAGCATAATAAGGCGAGCTGGAAGCCTTCCTGCTCGGTCTTCTACTTCACAGCAGTCTGCAGAAGATGTAAAAGATCTTCATGAGATTGTACCAGCGCCGAGTTCTGACCTATACAAATCTGTAGAAGTGCTGTATCAGAAGCTTGAGGAAGAGAAATTGGAAGATTCATTTGATTTTAAACCAGAGATTGATGTGTTCTCTAATACTGTTGTTAACCGCAAACCAGGATTAGCCTTGTTATCAGATCCTGTGAAGGGAAATGTTGAAAACGAGTGcgaaattggtgatttttctgtCATAGAGCAAGGCATAGAACTTCCCTTGGAGAAACTGGATGGAAAAGAAAACGATTCTATGAAAATGAAAACTGTTGATGGTACGGTGACAGAGAGACTTGTACCTGATAGTACCTTGAAGATGCCCATTGAAGAGGAGGCCCAGCCTGTACAGTCGGCCAAGGGTCTTGACAGTGAGAATGAAGACCTTGCAGTTAGTGCTAACAATTTTGAGACAGATGAATCAGCAAAAGAATTAATTATGAGAGAACTGGAGTCTGCATTAAACAGTGTCTCTGACTTGGCAAACAAGGGATTAGATTCTCAGAAACATGGCTGTGAAGTAATAAATCATGATAGTTACTTGGACGCTAAAGCGAACTATAAAGATCTTAGGAAGGGAAAATCCCTCAGCGTGGATTATGTTACTGAATCCATAGCTAGTGATTTCCTGGATATGCTAGGGATTGAGCATAGTCCATTTGGCCCAAGTTCTGAAAGTGAGCCTGACTCCCCACGAGAACGATTATTGAGGCAATTTGAGGACGACACTCTGGCTAGTGGGTGCTCTTTGTTTAACCTTGATATGGACATTGAAGAATTTGCTGCTGATTCTCCAAGTGTATCTCAGTGGAGAGCTGCACAATCATATGAGGAGATGCCCAAGATAGAAATTGAGGCAACAAGTAACAAAACAAGAGCTTCCATATTGGAGGACTTGGAGACGGAGGCTTTGATGTGTGAATGGGGCTTGAATGAGAAGTCATTTGGATATCCTCATCCTAAAAGCTCAAGTGGTTATGGCAGCCCAATTGACATGCCTCCTGAAGACCCTTACCCATTGCCTCCTCTTGGAGAAGGCCTAGGAAACTTGCTACAGACTAAAAATGGAGGATTTTTAAGGTCAATGAATCCTGCAATTTTCGAGAATGCTAAGAGTGGAGGGAGTTTAATTATGCAAGTATCCAGTCCGTTGGTGGTGCCTGCAGAAATGGGGTCTGGTATAAAGGACATATTGCAGCACTTGGCCTCCATTGGAATAGAAAAGCTCTCGATGCAGGCAAATAAATTAATGCCTTTGGAAGATATAACTGGGAAGACAGTGGAACAAATAGCCTGGGAAAATGCACCAAGCTTAGAAGGACCTGAAAGGTTTGTTTTCTGTTTACATTTTGCTTTCTATAGTTGGGTTGCTGTTTCCTTACTGCAAATGTACATATAATTGCACCTACTTATTTCTTGTATGAAATTGTTCTGCAGgcaaaatttgttgcaaaatgaGTTTGAATTTGGGCAAAATATGGCAAGCAGTAAAAAGGGAAAATCGCATGGACCAATGGCCAGTAAGTTGGAAACAAGTTCTACTACTCACATGGACGCCGAATGTGTATCCTTGGAAGATCTTGCTCCTTTGGCAATGGATAAAATTGAAGCCCTTTCAATTGAGGGTTTGAGAATACAGACAGGCATGTCAGATGAGGATTCACCTTCAAGCATTAGCGCTCAATCTATTGGTGAATTTTCTGCCTTTGAGGGACAGAAGGTCAATTTTGGTGCAGCGGTAGGTCTGGAAGGGGCAGGTGGATTGAAGCTTCTGGACATTAAAGAGAACGGTGATGATGTCGATGGGCTTATGGGCTTATCTCTGACACTTGATGAATGGATGAGGTTGGACTCGGGAGAAATTGACGATGAAGATGAGATTAGCGAGCGAACCTCCAAACTGCTGGCGGCTCATCATGCTATCAGCACAGACTTGTTTCAGGACAGGTCGAAGGGAGAGAAGAGACGTGGAAAAGGAAGGAAGTGTGGTTTTCTCGGAAACAACTTCACGGTGGCACTAATGGTGCAGCTTCGTGATCCTTTGCGGAATTATGAGCCAGTTGGTACGCCTATGCTTGCTTTTGTTcaggtagagagattgtttgtACCACCTAAACCTAAGATATACAGCACAGTTTCTGAGGTTAGAAACAACAATGAAGATGATGACTATGGATCTGAACCTCCCCAAAAGGACTCGAAAGTGGACATCAAAGAAGAGAAAATCTCCGAGGTTGAGCAGATCGCACAGTACAAAATAACCGAAGTGCATGTTGCAGGTCTAAAGATCGAGCAAGGTAAAAAGAAATTATGGGGTTCCACAGCTCAAGAACAGTCTGGCTCTCGTTGGTTGGTTGCTAATGGAAtgggaaagaaaaataaacatcCATTAATGAAGTCAAAGGCTGCTAACAAATCTTCAAAGACAGCTGTTGCTTCATCAGCAACCACCACTGTGCAGCCTGGTGATACACTATggagcatatcttctagggttcACGGCACAGGAACTAAATGGAAGGATATAGCAGCACTCAATCCACATATCCGGAATCCAAATGTGATATTACCGAATGAAACAATTAGATTGAAGTAGTTGTGCAAACTGTGTTATTCAGTGGGAAGACGAATTTTGGAAGTGACCACCCAACTCGTGGTTAAAAAACCAGAGAAATGCAGCTGCAAGTGTATATTGAACATCAAAGAACTAGCGAGTGGCTCAGAAGACAAAGGACTGATGTCCTCTGCCTAATTGTCTGTGTGTGTCTTAGTGATAGTGCTGAACCAGTAATATGTTTGTGCAGTTGTCGATGACATGTTAAGGAATGTTCTTCTGTTCCTAGTTTTTAGTGTGCATTTTTAGCCGTTGTCATGGCGAACAGTGTTTTCCTTTTCACTAATAGAAGAAATGTGCTGAATAGTCATGTGATTCCTTGTGTTTGTGGCAATGATGGAAGATTTGTTCCCGATGTTGTGATGTTCCGTTGAATCACAATTCTATTGAAACTTAGCAATCCATACCCTTTTTTTGGACATTGATTCTTGTTCCTTTATTCTCATGTCAAGTGGCATCTCCTTCCTTCCCCCTGGATGACAATTCCAGTCGCCCTAATTTTCTTGCTGATATGAATTCAGTGTGTTTGGTACCGAGAAAGAAATTTTCCAGAAGATGTTGATGTTATCCAATATTCTTATGTTTGGCTGGTTGAATATTTTAAAAGGTTCCCTTTAAAGAATCAAATTTCTTTTCTGATTAAGGaaataaattctttaaaattCAGAAAAATGACTTCCCCAATCGTAGTAGAGAAAGTACCCCATAAAGGGCATTCCAAGTCTATTGTCTCCTCCTTACCCCCAACCCCAACACTTACCCCCACTCTCCATCCCATCCACTGTCgatgtatttttctatttttctatgtaaaaatgcttttgaaataatttttcttgtttcttatttacattagaaaataaataagatacttcatttccaaaaaaaaaaactttgcatATTTTCCTTCGTACAAAACACCCTTAACCTAAGATTAAGATTTAAAGGAAAAACCATTCCGCGTTGAGCGTTCATCTCCATGCTCCAACCACTATAAGCTAGGAGCAGATGTTCTGTAGTATTATGATCAAATGGTACTTCTATCTTCTAAT is from Capsicum annuum cultivar UCD-10X-F1 chromosome 5, UCD10Xv1.1, whole genome shotgun sequence and encodes:
- the LOC107870728 gene encoding protein PLASTID MOVEMENT IMPAIRED 1-RELATED 1, with the translated sequence MLSRMDSRKKIGEKPGNGKKLLNDIETISKALYLDKTQPRILMSTASSRSKSVGNAHLPERKLKNKDSGRDLLEKDSNKKSIWSWKSLKSLTQVKNRRFNCYFSLQVHCIVGIPAFLNDLSLVVHWRRRDGELMTCPVVVCEGVAEFEEQLSYTCSIYGSRNGPHHSAKFEAKHCLLYASVYGTPELELGKHRVDLTRFLPLTLEELEDEKSSGKWTTSFRLSGKAKGASMNVSFGYNIVGNGNTSAMLPNNRDVLEGRNLRQNSASAAKLLAQSEKSDEMSIIRRAGSLPARSSTSQQSAEDVKDLHEIVPAPSSDLYKSVEVLYQKLEEEKLEDSFDFKPEIDVFSNTVVNRKPGLALLSDPVKGNVENECEIGDFSVIEQGIELPLEKLDGKENDSMKMKTVDGTVTERLVPDSTLKMPIEEEAQPVQSAKGLDSENEDLAVSANNFETDESAKELIMRELESALNSVSDLANKGLDSQKHGCEVINHDSYLDAKANYKDLRKGKSLSVDYVTESIASDFLDMLGIEHSPFGPSSESEPDSPRERLLRQFEDDTLASGCSLFNLDMDIEEFAADSPSVSQWRAAQSYEEMPKIEIEATSNKTRASILEDLETEALMCEWGLNEKSFGYPHPKSSSGYGSPIDMPPEDPYPLPPLGEGLGNLLQTKNGGFLRSMNPAIFENAKSGGSLIMQVSSPLVVPAEMGSGIKDILQHLASIGIEKLSMQANKLMPLEDITGKTVEQIAWENAPSLEGPERQNLLQNEFEFGQNMASSKKGKSHGPMASKLETSSTTHMDAECVSLEDLAPLAMDKIEALSIEGLRIQTGMSDEDSPSSISAQSIGEFSAFEGQKVNFGAAVGLEGAGGLKLLDIKENGDDVDGLMGLSLTLDEWMRLDSGEIDDEDEISERTSKLLAAHHAISTDLFQDRSKGEKRRGKGRKCGFLGNNFTVALMVQLRDPLRNYEPVGTPMLAFVQVERLFVPPKPKIYSTVSEVRNNNEDDDYGSEPPQKDSKVDIKEEKISEVEQIAQYKITEVHVAGLKIEQGKKKLWGSTAQEQSGSRWLVANGMGKKNKHPLMKSKAANKSSKTAVASSATTTVQPGDTLWSISSRVHGTGTKWKDIAALNPHIRNPNVILPNETIRLK